CTTCTTAGAGCCTCCGATCCCCCATAATCCGCTGTAGAGAACCTCTTTCAAAGCCTCGAGTTCCCTCTCGTCGAATACCGGCCACTTCGGATATGGTCGATCTCTGACCGGTTTACCACCTCTGATGGCAAGCTTAGGCACTTAAATTCACCTAGAGTTTAAAGTATGTCGGTTTGATTATTTAACTATCCCTCTGAATAAGGCGTATGTTTTCACCAGCAAAGCTTAAATCCACCTCCAGTACAGTCCTATACTGGAGTTTAGTTGAACGATCTGTTTAGCCGGGCTTTAGGCTCGGCTGGGGGGTTCGCTTAAGATTGGGGTATATCTTAGAGAGGGTTAGACAATATATTGAGATTTCCAACGCTCTTGAGATCGTGAGGAGATACTTCGTGATAAACGCGTTCGATGGAGCGGTGACGATACTCGGAGCTGTCATGGGCGCCTACATAAGCGGGATAAACACTCCTAAGGCCCTTATAAACATGGGCTTCTCCGTCAGCATAGCCCTTGCAATGTCAGGCTTCACGGGAAGCCTCCTTATGGAGCTGGCTGAGAGGGGCGGTGAGGTTAAGGACTTGGAGAGGAGGCTCTTCCGTAAACTCGACAACTCGCTGATTACGGAGGCGCATAACTTCGCATCGCTGGTGGCGGCTTTAGTGGATGCATTATCTCCGGCTGTCGTGGCTTTAACGGCTACTACCCCGTTTATCCTAGCCTATATGGGTATCATGGTTATGGCCGACGCCTTTAAGGCATCCGTACTGATCACCCTTACATTCACAGCTCTACTGGGCTTTTATCTAGGTAGGATCTCGAAGACCAGGGTTTGGCTTTACACGGCGGCTATGGTAGGTGCGGGTCTGTTGACAGCCGCCTTAAGCCTCATGCTTGAGGGAGTGTTTCATTCATGACGGAGGAGTATGAAGAGGGTGAAGCGGTAATAACGCGTGTAGTGATAGATGTCATGAAGCCTAGGGAGCTTCCTTTGATAGACCTAGCCTCGGCGTTGTGCTTAGTAGATGGGGTCGACGAGGTTCACATAATAGTGAGCGAGGTCGACGTTAAGACCGAGACTATGAAGATAACGGTGGCGGGTAACAGTATAGACTGCGACGAGCTGTATAAGACGCTTGAAGACTATGGCTGCGCTCTAAGGAGTACAGACGAGGTAGTGGCTGTCAGAAAATAACCGTCTGGAGGCTTCTCGACCCAGTTGTAGGCCGCGTAAGGTATAGCTAAGACCCTGCCTTTAGTCTCCTCTATAGCCTCGTCCACGGCCTCTTGAACGTCTCTGAACGGTTTGAAGCCCAGCGTCTCGGCGGTTTTCCAAGATATGTTATCCGAGACTAGGCAGAGTTTCTTCCTACCCTCCACGAGGATGTGGTAAAGCCTATAGACGAACCCACCTGCCAGAGCCTCGACCCTGGAGTCGACGACCATCCTGAGGATGTCGGCTCTATCCAGCTTTTTCACCCTAACGGTTTCCATAAACTCCTCCAGCTCGCTCCACTGGGTTCCCAGAGGACATGCGGCTACGAGAACTATCACCCCACCGTCCTCGCAGACACGGTCGGCCGTGAAGACGGCTTTAAACGCCTGAACGAGGTCCAAATCCTCTGTCCCGCCGGGTGAGACCAAGACAACCTTAGCCTTCTCGGCTATGGAGGTCTTATACAGCTTCTCACAGAGCTTAACTCCCCTCCTGTGGGTTTCGACCGGTTTTCCTATGAAGACTCCTAGAATCCCGTCGTCGACTCCCATGACGAAGTCTACCACGGCGTCTAAGCCGGCTATCAAACCCGCTTCGTCTATGTCCATTCTAAGGATGTTTCCCTCGAGTCTTCCGACCCCGACGGATGGCGATATGAAAAGCATGTGATTCTTATTTATACTGCTCCAAAATGCTATGCCTGGAAGGGCTATCTTGCATCCTCCGGTGAACCCAGCGACCTCGGATGGAAATATCGAGCCTATGCCTATCATAGCATCTGCTTCTGCCGCTTCTCGATTTATCCATACGGGCGTTCCATACCTCGTAACGCCTTTGAAGATGTGGTCTTCAAATCTATAGGCGTCATGCATGATAAGCCGAGTATCGTTTAAAACGTCTCTACCTAGTTTTCTCTCTAAAAGCCATCTAGGAGGGGTGTCGTGAGTCCCCTTCGCGTACAGAATCCTCACGTCGACTTCGTCACCGGCCATATCTAGAAGAACGGGTAGTATATCTTTGACGGGTGTAGGTCTTGTATGGTCGTCTACGAGTATCGACAGTCTTCCCCTACGTTTCTTGACCTCTCCTATGAGCCTCCTAAGGTAGGGGTTCTCTCTCACAAGCCTCTTGACGGTCTCAGGGTTCAGAGTCTTGGCTCTTCCAGGCTTGACCACTCCGGCTATCTTCTCGTCGGGTATCTCGACACAGACCTGACGTCTCGCGAGGTCATAGGGGAGCCTAAGCTCCATAGGAGACACCCCCTTAAACTGAGTAGGCGGATATTCTTGCGAAGGAAGCGTATGGCTATGGTCTGAACAAGCCTTGTAGTAGCAGTCTTAACGATAGGAGGTCTCGGATATAAATTTTCCATCGATAGACCGTAAGGATTAATAGCCAGCCTCTGCTCCAGAAATCTGAGGAATTCATGATCCTAGAGGTTAGAGACCTACACGTCGAGGTTTCAGGTAAGAGGGTTCTAAACGGGGTCAGCCTCTCCGTAGGGTATGGGGAGACCATATTTCTACTCGGCCCTAACGGCTCGGGTAAAACCTCCTTGATCCAGGCGATACTCGGTAACCCCTCTTATAGAATCGTATCCGGCCGGATATTTTTCCGGGGCACCGATATAACGGGTCTTGAACCGGAGGATAGGGTTAAGCTCGGCATAGCGGCCTCTTTCCAGATGCCTCCTAAGATACGGGGTCTTAAAGCCGGCTATCTCGTAGAGGAGGTGGCGAGTAGGTTCGGGGTTTCCGACGAATACGTGGAAAAGCTCGTATCGCTTCTTAGGCTGGAGAAATTCATGGATAGAGAGCTCTATGTGGGCTTCAGCGGCGGTGAGGTTAAAAGGTTCGAGCTTCTCCTAACGCTGTTACAGAATCCTAGACTCGTCTTGTTAGATGAGCCAGACTCGGGGGTGGATGTGGAAAACCTAGCCATAATGGGTGAAGCGTTAAACCGGTTCTTACAGGGTGATGGGCAGCTTGTGAGCACGAGGAGAGCTGTTTTGATAATCACCCATGTAGGCGCCATAGCTAAGTATCTGAAACCCTCCAGGGCATACGTCATGATGAACGGTGAGATATTCTGCTATGGAAAAGGTGAGGACGTGGTTAGCCAAATCCTAGAAAGCGGCTTCGAGAAGTGTAAAGCATGCTTCGAGAAGGCGAGGAGAAGAGTTTGGTTCTGACAGATGAGCTCAAACGTAGGGCTGAGAAAGCCTTAGATAAGCCTCCTAGATACGGGTTAGACCTAGAGATCTCCAAGTTCACCCCCGACTATACGGGTTTAGAGGCTGAAAGCCTAAGAGACCTCTCTGAACGGCTGATAAATATCGTAAAGTCCATAGGCCTCGATACGGGTGAAAAAAGCGTTCTGGGAAGTTATCTGCAGGTCGACCAGAGGGTAGCGTACAGCCGAAGCCATGAGGAGGGTGTGAAGGTTTTAAGCCTCAAAGAGGCTTTGAAGAGCTTAGACTGGTTAAGGGGTCTCTACTGGAAAGCCGTTCCTGTCGACTTGGACAAGTTCACAGCCGTGGCGGCTCTCTACGAGGAGGGGGGATACGTCGTAGTGGCTGAGAAAGGCGTGAAAACTGAGATGCCGGTTCAGACTTGTTTGCTTATGAAGAGTCCGCGGAGTCTTCAGACGACCCACAACATAGTGGTCGCAGAGGAGGGGTCGACGCTCCACGTTATAACCGGATGCACACAGGCTCCCGAGAGCTTCGGGTTACACACAGGTATCTCTGAGTTCTACGTGGGAAAGAACGCCACGGTAACCTTCACGATGATACATAGCTGGAGCCGGGGCTCTCACATAAGACCTAGAACCGGCGTGATCGTCGAAGAGGGAGGGCGCTTCATAAGCAACTACGTCGTACTCAAACCCGCGAATACGATACAAGCGTATCCAGTCGTAAGGCTCATCGGGAAGGAGTCGAGCGCGCTCACGACGTCTATACTCCTAGCCTCGGGATCCTCGAAAATGGATATCGGTTCCTGTATACGCTTGGAGGCTCCCCAGACGAGCGGCGAAGCCGTGTCTAAAGTCGTCGGAGGAGACTCCTCTGAGACCGTGGTTAGGAGTAGAATAGTCGGCTTTATGGACGGCGTCAGGGGGCATACTGAGTGTAACGGCATCCTAGTGTCCGAGAAAGCCGTAATATCTGCTATACCTGAGCTCGTGGCTAAGGCGAAGGACGTGGAACTCACCCACGAGGCGGCTATAGGACGTATATCCGAGGAAGAGGTCTTCTACCTCCAGGCTAGGGGCTTCACGGAAGAGGAGGCCGTATCTATGATAGTCCGAGGATTCCTCGAGTCCGGTATCGTAGGTCTCCCTAAGGCCGTAGAGGAGTACCTTAAAAAGGCGATAAGGGAGACTATAACGGCTCTCTAGCCCTTTTAGCCATTTGAACCTTCACGTATTTAGCTAGGAATCCCTTAAGCCTCCTCTCAGGTCTCCTCCACCTAGCCTTTCTATCCTCTAAGACCTCACGGTCAACATTTAGGTTTAGAATCCTCCTTGGGATGTCTATCTCTATCTCATCCCCGTCTTCGACCAGCGCTATCGGTCCCCCCTCATAGGCCTCAGGAGAGACATGGCCTATACAGGGTCCTCGGGTCGCCCCCGAGAACCTACCGTCTGTAACAAGCGCTATGTTTTCCGATAAACCCATACCGTATATCAGAGCCGTAGGTATCAGCATCTCCTGCATGCCAGGTCCACCCATAGGCCCCTCATACCTTATAACCACGACCTCCCCCTCCTCGATCGCATGTTCCTCTATCGCCTTCAAAGCATCCTCATGGCTATCGAAGACCCTAGCAGGCCCCTTAAACACCTTAACCCTATCTGAGACCGCAGCCGCCTTGACGACCGCGCCCTCAGGGGCTAATGTACCCTTCAGTATGGCTATACCCCCCTCCTTCCTTAAGGGCTTACTTAGGGGTCTTATCACACGCCTATCCAGAACCTGAGCCCCGGCTATGTTCTCTCTCAGGGTCCTACCGGTAACGGTTAACGCGTCTAGGTGTAGTAGCTCTCTAAGCTCGTTCATCAGGGCGGGGACGCCTCCCGCTCTATGGAAGTCCTCCATGTCCATATCCCCCCCGACACCTATCAGGTTTGCCAGATGCGGAACCTTACGGCTTATCTTGTCGAAGAGGTCTAGGGGGATCTCTATGCCAAGCTCCTCCGCTATGGCTGGTAGGTGGAGTATCGTGTTCGTAGAGCCCCCGAGGGCCATGTCCACCACGATGGCGTTCTCGAAAGCCTCAGCCGTCAAAATCTTAGAAGGAGTCAACCCCTTCTCGACGAGCCTAACCGCTTGTTCACCGGCTTCCCTAGCCTTAGAGAGCTTGCTGGAGTAATACGCCGGGATCGTCGCCGTGTAGGGTAGAGACATACCTAACGCCTCTGAGAGGCAGGCCATAGTGTTAGCCGTGAAGAGGCCGTTACAAGCTCCACAGGTCGGGCATGCTATATCCTCGAGTCTTCTAAGCTCCTCCTCGGTCATCTGGCCGGCCAACACCTTCCCCACGGCCTCCACGACCGTAAGTATCCCCGTCTTTTCACCCCTCCACCTGCCGGAGCCCATCGGGCCACCGGTTACGACTATACAGGGTATATCGAGCCTAGCAGCGGCCATGAGCATCCCAGGTGTTATCTTATCGCAGTTCGTCAGCAGTACTAATCCGTCTAGCCTATGCGCCTCAGCCATGACCTCCACGCTATCGGCTATCAGCTCCCTAGAGGGTAGGGAGTATTTCATACCTCTATGACCCATCGCTATACCGTCGCATACGGCTACAGTGTTAAACTCGAACGGGACTCCCCCACCCCTCCAGACACCTTCTTTAACGGCTTCGGCTAAGCGTCTTAGGTGCATGTGTCCGGGGACGATGTCGGTGTAGCTACTGGCCACGCCTATGAACGGCTTGTCTAAGTCCTTCCTCCCTATGCCTAGGGAGAAGAGTAGCCCCCTATGATGCGCTCTATCTAAACCCATTTTTACTTCTTCACTTCTGAACCCGGTCAAGGTTAAACACCCTAAACGATACGTTGAAAATACTCGAAAATCCTTAGTTAAGTCTTGCTCTGAACTTAGCCTTTCTAAGGTAAAGCTTATATGTGTGTAGCCGGTTTAAAATAGGCTTGCGCTTTATCTCATCCAGGGGGATGTGAAGTGGGGTGGTATTTTATCATCGGATTGCGAGTTCCCGTCTAGAATACTCGTTCTAGATACCACTTTAAGAGACGGTGAACAGACGCCTGGAGTATCATTGACACCTGAGAAGAAGCTTAGGATCGCGTTAAAACTCGACGAACTCGGGGTCGACTTCATAGAAGCCGGTTTCGCAGCCGCGTCTAAGGGAGAGTTTGAGGCCTTAAAGCTCATATCCGAACAGGGGCTTAGAGCCGGCGTCTACAGCTTCAGCAGATGCGTTAAATCCGACATAGACTCAGCCGCGGACGCCGGAGTAGACGGCGTGGCCCTGACCATACCTACGTCAGACCTACACCTGAAGTATAAGCTTAAGAAGGACAGGGGCTTCGTCTTGGAGAGGACCGAGGAGTGTGTGGAATATGCGAAGACTAGAGGCTTGACAGTCGAGTTTCTAGCCGAGGACGGAAGCCGGAGCGACCTAGATTTCCTCGAAAAAGTCTTTAAGAAGGCCGTCGAATGCGGAGCCGATAGGGTCTGTCTATGCGACACGGTGGGTGTCTTAACGGCTGAAAAGACCGCAGAGATGGTTCGGAGGCTCTCGGATAGCGTAACGGTTCCCCTCGCCGTCCACTGCCACAACGACTTCGGGTTAGCTGTATCGAACTCGATAACCGCTCTTAAGAACGGTGCACAGGAGGTTCACGTGACCGTTAACGGTCTCGGGGAGAGGGCTGGTAACGCGGCTCTGGAGGAGCTTGTGGTAGCCTTAACCGTGCTATACGGCTGTAAGCTTAACGTCAAGACTAAGCTTCTCTACGAGACCTCTAGGCTCGTGGCCAGGCTTACGGGGATATTCCTCCCGCCGAATAAGGCCATAGTGGGCGATAACGCCTTCACCCATGAGTCGGGTATACATACCCATGGTGTTCTCTCACATCCGGCGACCTATGAGCCTATATCACCCGAGCTTGTAGGAGCGTCTCGGAGGATAGCTGTAGGTAAACACGCGGGCTCCCATGGCGTGGAGGCAGTCCTCAGAAGTATGGGGCTTGAAGTCAGTAAGGAGCAGCTTACAGAGATCTTAAGGCGTGTAAAAGCCTTGGGCGACCGCGGTAAGCAGGTCACGGAGGCGGACCTTCAGGCGATAGCCGAAGCCGTTTTAGGGCTTCCAAGGGTTAGACCTATAATGCTTGAGGAGCTTACGGTCGTGACGGGCAATAGAGTCACCCCTATGGCCTCTGTAAGGCTTAGCCTAAACGGTAGGTCGATCACGGAGGCTGCTACCGGGGTCGGACCGGTGGACGCGGCTATAAACGCGATCAGAAAGGCTGTCTCGGCCGTAGAGCCTGTGCAGCTTGAAGAATACCACGTTAAAGCGATCACCGGTGGGACGGATGCGGTTGTCGAGGTTATGGTTAGGCTCAGGAGAGGAGATAGGGTGGTCACAGCCATGGGTGCTAGGGGGGATATAGTCATGGCGAGCGTCGAAGCAGTTTTAAGTGGTATGAACGCCTTACTGGTGGATTATGAGAAGCTTATGGAGGGTGGTAGGGTTGAAGATGAGCGGTAGTCAGGCTATTGTAGAGGCTCTGAAAGGGGAAGGTGTTAAAACGATATTCGGAATACCTGGCGGGGCCATAATGCCCGTCTACGACGTCTTATACGACGAGAAGGAGATAAGACATATACTTATGCGTCACGAGCAGTGCGCCGCGCATGCGGCCGACGCATACGCCAGGGTTACAGGTGGCCCCGGCGTATGTATGGCTACCTCAGGGCCAGGTGCTACGAACCTTGTCACGGGTATAGCTACGGCTTACATGGATTCAAGCCCGGTCATCGCTATAACCGGGCAGGTCCCGACGAGTCTGATCGGTAGAGACGCTTTCCAAGAGACCGACATAATCGGCATAACTACTCCCATAACCAAATACAACTACCAGGTTAGAAGCGTTCGAGATATTCCCAAGATAATCAAAGAGGCCTTCTATATCGCTACGGCCGGTAGACCTGGACCGGTTTTGATAGACCTACCTAAAGACATGCAGACGGGGGTAGACGACGTAGACTTCGACGTCGACGTCGAAATAAGGGGGTATAAGCCTAACTTAGACCCTCACCCGCTTCAGGTTAAGAGGGCCGTAGATATACTCGTCGAGGCTGAACGTCCGATAATCTTAGCCGGCGGAGGGATCCACTGGTCTAACGCCTACGGAGAGCTTCTTAGGTTGGCTGAGCTTCTGATGGCTCCTGTGGTCACTACGTTCATGGGTAAAGGCGTTATACCTGAGAACCATCCACTGTGTCTTGGATGCATCGGTATGCACGGTAGGGTCGAGGCTAACAAGTCGATAATGATGGCCGACGTCGTCCTAGCGGTCGGTGTTAGGTTCTCGGATAGGAGCACGGGTAAAGTAGATGAGTTCTGCACCGAGGCTAAGATAATTCACATCGACATAGACCCGTCTGAGATAAGGAAGAACGTCGCTGTGCATCTGCCGATAGTCGCGGACGCTAAGAAGGCTTTAAAGGCCATCATAGACGAGCTCACCCGTAGGGGTTTGAAACGGGAGAAGTCTGAGTGGCTTAAGAGGGTTGAGACGCTTAAGAAAGAGTACGCCGACACTGAACCCGGGGGAGAGCTTACGGGAGCGAACGCCGTTAAGGTTTTGCGTAAGGTTCTTCCTGAGAACGCTATAGTGGCTACGGAGGTCGGTCAAAACCAGATGTGGGCATCTCTATACTTTAAGGTTCTAAAGCCTAAGACGTTCATATCTTCAGGCGGTCTGGGAACCATGGGCTTCGGGTTCCCTGCATCTCTAGGCGCTAAAGCCGCTAGACCGGACGTGCCTGTCGTCGATATAGCGGGCGACGGAAGCTTCCTGATGACCGAGCAGGACTTAGCTACCAGCGTGACAGAAGACCTTCCGGTCATAGTCATGGTGTTGAACAACTCAAGCCTAGGTATGGTTGCTCAGTGGCAGAGACTATTCTTCGGTAGACGGTATTCCCACACGGACCTGAAGGGTATACCAGACTTCGCCAGGCTCGCAGAGGCCTTTGGAGCTAGAGGGGTTAGGGTACACTCTTTAAACGAGCTCGAGCAGGTCCTTAAAGAAGCAGTCAAGGCTGATGTGACGGTCGTCATAGACGTCCCGATACCGAGGGAGGAGAACGTCCTACCGTTCGTACCTCCTGGTAAAAGCTTGAGAGAGATGATAATCTAGGAGGTGGCTCTTTTGGCAGAGCATATTCTGGCGGCTCTTGTCGAGCATAGGCCTGGGGTTTTATACAGGGTCTCAAACATGTTCAGGAGGAGGAACTTTAACATAGAGAGCATCACGGTCGGTGTGAGCGAGATCAAGGACTTAGCTAGGATGACTATAACGGTTAAGGGGAACGAGCTGACGGTCGAGCAGGTCATAAAGCAGCTTCAGAAGCTCGTGGACGTAATCAAGGTGAGCAGGCTTGACCCGGATAGAAGCGTCGTCAGGGAGCTGGCGCTGATCAAGGTTCACACTTCCGACTCGAAGGCTAAGGGCGACGTGGTGAACTATGCAAACATATTCAGAGGCAGGATCGTAGACGTGTCCAGGGACTCTATGATAGTCGAGATCACAGGCTCGCCTGATAAGATCGATGCATTCGTCGAGCTCATGAGGTCCTACGGTATCAAGGAGCTTGCCCGGACAGGGGTCGTGGCTATGTCCAGAGGGCTTAAATCGCTTAAGGTCGAAGAGTAGTCGGAGGTGCATCCCCGTTGGTTAAGGTGTTCTACGATAAAGACGTATCCCTCGACCCGTTGAAGGATAGGGTTATCGCCGTCATAGGCTATGGGAACCAGGGTAGAAACCAGGCTTTGAACTTCCGAGACTCCGGGGTGAAGGTCATCATAGGCGCTAGAGAAGGCGGTAGGTCCTGGAGACTTGCGTCGGAAGAGGGGTTCGAGGTGTATACGATAAGCGAGGCGGCTAAACGCGGCGATATAATCCACATACTTATACCGGATCCGGTTCAGCCTGAGGTGTACGCGAAGCACATAGCCGCCCACCTCTCGGAGGGTAAGGCTCTCGGGTTTAGCCACGGCTTCAACATACACTTCAAGCAGATCGTTCCGCCGTCAGACGTGGACGTGATCATGGTAGCCCCCAAGGGGCCCGGCTTCCTGGTACGTCGTATGTACCTCGACGGCTTCGGTGTTCCAGCTCTGATAGCGGTTCATCAAGACTACACCGGTAAGGCTAAGGACACGGTCTTAGCTATGGCTAAGGCCTTGGGTTGCACTAGGGCCGGGGTCATAGAGACGACTTTCAAGGACGAGACGGAGAGCGACCTTATAGGTGAGCAGTGCGTCCTCGTAGGAGGCTTGATCGAGCTTATCAAGAAGGGGTTCGAGGTGCTTGTCGAGTTGGGTTACCCACCTGAATTAGCCTACTTTGAAGCTTGCAACGAGGCTAAGCTCATAATGGACCTTATATACGAGAGGGGGTTAACGGGCATGCTCTACGCGGTTTCAGATACGGCTAAACATGGGGGGCTCACTAGAGGCCCCAGGGTGATCGACGACAGGGTTAAGGAGAACATGCGTAAGGTCGCGGAGGAGGTCAGGAGCGGTAAATACGCTGAGGAGTGGATCAAGGAGGATGCCTCAGGTAGGCCGACCCTTAAGAAGCTCTTAGCCGAGATAGAGAAGCATCCGCTCGAGATAGTCGGGAAGAAGATACGTAAAATGGCTGGGATAGAGAAGTAGTTTTCCGGAAATACTTCCCAATTTTCTATCATAACTTGTTTAAGTCGAGCTTCCTCTAAATATTATGGAGTGTTGGAGAAGCCTGCTTTAAAAGTCGAAAAATGTCTCGGAGAAGAAGCTCTCAAAGCAGTTTCTAAGCTTGGTCTTCTAGATAGGGGTTTCAAGGTTAAACAGCTAGACGGCTATATAGCCATACCTCTCGTCAGAAACCCCACCGAGGAGGAGTTCAACGCCTTAAGACACTTGAACCCTGTCGTCTACGTGGAGGAGTTCGAGCCTAGGCTTAGGCCGAGGAGCGTAAGAGAGGCTCTAGAGGATATGGTTCCAGAGGATGTTCTAAGTTCGATACCCGCCTCCCTAGACCTCGTAGGCGACGTAGCCATAATCCAGTATCGCAGGGGGCTCGAGCCGTATCTCAAAGCGGTCGGTGAAGCCGTTATGAAGGTTTACCCACGGGTTAAGAGTGTTCTAGTCAAGACAAGTCCGATATCAGGAGAGTTCAGGGTCGGAGGTTATATGGTAGTGGCTGGTTCAGGAGATACCGAGACCGTCCATAAGGAGCATGGCTGCCTCTACGCCGTCGACCCCGTTAAGGTCTACTTCAGCCCCAGGCTCAGCTATGAACGTTTCAGGGTCGCCTCTATGGTTAAGCCGGGTGAAAGGGTGCTCGATATGTTCACCGGCGTGGGCTGCTATGCCATATTGATCGCTAAGAAGGTGACCGACTGCGTGGTCTACGCCGTGGATATCAACCCCGTGGCCGTGAAATACCTCAAGCGTAACATCGCTATGAATAAGGTTCAGGGAAGGGTTATACCGGTTCAAGGCGACGTGGTGAAGGTGGTGGAGGAAGGGCTTAAAGGAGTTTTCGACAGGGTTATAATGGATAACCCGTCTAAAGCCAAGTTTTTCCTTAAAACAGCCTGCCAGGCCCTGAAGCCGTCAGGTGGCGTTATCCACTATTATGGGTTCTATCCTGAGCCTAACCCCGAGGACCAAGCTTTGAAGGATTTCCGTCGAGGCGTCTTGAAAGCCGGTAGACTTGTAGAATCTGCCGAGACCAGAATAGTTAGGGAGGTCTCACCTAGGAGATACC
Above is a genomic segment from Candidatus Bathyarchaeota archaeon containing:
- the ilvB gene encoding biosynthetic-type acetolactate synthase large subunit; this translates as MSGSQAIVEALKGEGVKTIFGIPGGAIMPVYDVLYDEKEIRHILMRHEQCAAHAADAYARVTGGPGVCMATSGPGATNLVTGIATAYMDSSPVIAITGQVPTSLIGRDAFQETDIIGITTPITKYNYQVRSVRDIPKIIKEAFYIATAGRPGPVLIDLPKDMQTGVDDVDFDVDVEIRGYKPNLDPHPLQVKRAVDILVEAERPIILAGGGIHWSNAYGELLRLAELLMAPVVTTFMGKGVIPENHPLCLGCIGMHGRVEANKSIMMADVVLAVGVRFSDRSTGKVDEFCTEAKIIHIDIDPSEIRKNVAVHLPIVADAKKALKAIIDELTRRGLKREKSEWLKRVETLKKEYADTEPGGELTGANAVKVLRKVLPENAIVATEVGQNQMWASLYFKVLKPKTFISSGGLGTMGFGFPASLGAKAARPDVPVVDIAGDGSFLMTEQDLATSVTEDLPVIVMVLNNSSLGMVAQWQRLFFGRRYSHTDLKGIPDFARLAEAFGARGVRVHSLNELEQVLKEAVKADVTVVIDVPIPREENVLPFVPPGKSLREMII
- a CDS encoding SufD family Fe-S cluster assembly protein — protein: MVLTDELKRRAEKALDKPPRYGLDLEISKFTPDYTGLEAESLRDLSERLINIVKSIGLDTGEKSVLGSYLQVDQRVAYSRSHEEGVKVLSLKEALKSLDWLRGLYWKAVPVDLDKFTAVAALYEEGGYVVVAEKGVKTEMPVQTCLLMKSPRSLQTTHNIVVAEEGSTLHVITGCTQAPESFGLHTGISEFYVGKNATVTFTMIHSWSRGSHIRPRTGVIVEEGGRFISNYVVLKPANTIQAYPVVRLIGKESSALTTSILLASGSSKMDIGSCIRLEAPQTSGEAVSKVVGGDSSETVVRSRIVGFMDGVRGHTECNGILVSEKAVISAIPELVAKAKDVELTHEAAIGRISEEEVFYLQARGFTEEEAVSMIVRGFLESGIVGLPKAVEEYLKKAIRETITAL
- a CDS encoding 2-isopropylmalate synthase, which encodes MLSSDCEFPSRILVLDTTLRDGEQTPGVSLTPEKKLRIALKLDELGVDFIEAGFAAASKGEFEALKLISEQGLRAGVYSFSRCVKSDIDSAADAGVDGVALTIPTSDLHLKYKLKKDRGFVLERTEECVEYAKTRGLTVEFLAEDGSRSDLDFLEKVFKKAVECGADRVCLCDTVGVLTAEKTAEMVRRLSDSVTVPLAVHCHNDFGLAVSNSITALKNGAQEVHVTVNGLGERAGNAALEELVVALTVLYGCKLNVKTKLLYETSRLVARLTGIFLPPNKAIVGDNAFTHESGIHTHGVLSHPATYEPISPELVGASRRIAVGKHAGSHGVEAVLRSMGLEVSKEQLTEILRRVKALGDRGKQVTEADLQAIAEAVLGLPRVRPIMLEELTVVTGNRVTPMASVRLSLNGRSITEAATGVGPVDAAINAIRKAVSAVEPVQLEEYHVKAITGGTDAVVEVMVRLRRGDRVVTAMGARGDIVMASVEAVLSGMNALLVDYEKLMEGGRVEDER
- a CDS encoding ABC transporter ATP-binding protein encodes the protein MILEVRDLHVEVSGKRVLNGVSLSVGYGETIFLLGPNGSGKTSLIQAILGNPSYRIVSGRIFFRGTDITGLEPEDRVKLGIAASFQMPPKIRGLKAGYLVEEVASRFGVSDEYVEKLVSLLRLEKFMDRELYVGFSGGEVKRFELLLTLLQNPRLVLLDEPDSGVDVENLAIMGEALNRFLQGDGQLVSTRRAVLIITHVGAIAKYLKPSRAYVMMNGEIFCYGKGEDVVSQILESGFEKCKACFEKARRRVWF
- the ilvD gene encoding dihydroxy-acid dehydratase, with the protein product MGLDRAHHRGLLFSLGIGRKDLDKPFIGVASSYTDIVPGHMHLRRLAEAVKEGVWRGGGVPFEFNTVAVCDGIAMGHRGMKYSLPSRELIADSVEVMAEAHRLDGLVLLTNCDKITPGMLMAAARLDIPCIVVTGGPMGSGRWRGEKTGILTVVEAVGKVLAGQMTEEELRRLEDIACPTCGACNGLFTANTMACLSEALGMSLPYTATIPAYYSSKLSKAREAGEQAVRLVEKGLTPSKILTAEAFENAIVVDMALGGSTNTILHLPAIAEELGIEIPLDLFDKISRKVPHLANLIGVGGDMDMEDFHRAGGVPALMNELRELLHLDALTVTGRTLRENIAGAQVLDRRVIRPLSKPLRKEGGIAILKGTLAPEGAVVKAAAVSDRVKVFKGPARVFDSHEDALKAIEEHAIEEGEVVVIRYEGPMGGPGMQEMLIPTALIYGMGLSENIALVTDGRFSGATRGPCIGHVSPEAYEGGPIALVEDGDEIEIDIPRRILNLNVDREVLEDRKARWRRPERRLKGFLAKYVKVQMAKRAREPL
- a CDS encoding DUF2088 domain-containing protein, with product MELRLPYDLARRQVCVEIPDEKIAGVVKPGRAKTLNPETVKRLVRENPYLRRLIGEVKKRRGRLSILVDDHTRPTPVKDILPVLLDMAGDEVDVRILYAKGTHDTPPRWLLERKLGRDVLNDTRLIMHDAYRFEDHIFKGVTRYGTPVWINREAAEADAMIGIGSIFPSEVAGFTGGCKIALPGIAFWSSINKNHMLFISPSVGVGRLEGNILRMDIDEAGLIAGLDAVVDFVMGVDDGILGVFIGKPVETHRRGVKLCEKLYKTSIAEKAKVVLVSPGGTEDLDLVQAFKAVFTADRVCEDGGVIVLVAACPLGTQWSELEEFMETVRVKKLDRADILRMVVDSRVEALAGGFVYRLYHILVEGRKKLCLVSDNISWKTAETLGFKPFRDVQEAVDEAIEETKGRVLAIPYAAYNWVEKPPDGYFLTATTSSVLLRAQP
- a CDS encoding DUF211 domain-containing protein, translated to MTEEYEEGEAVITRVVIDVMKPRELPLIDLASALCLVDGVDEVHIIVSEVDVKTETMKITVAGNSIDCDELYKTLEDYGCALRSTDEVVAVRK
- the ilvN gene encoding acetolactate synthase small subunit; translated protein: MAEHILAALVEHRPGVLYRVSNMFRRRNFNIESITVGVSEIKDLARMTITVKGNELTVEQVIKQLQKLVDVIKVSRLDPDRSVVRELALIKVHTSDSKAKGDVVNYANIFRGRIVDVSRDSMIVEITGSPDKIDAFVELMRSYGIKELARTGVVAMSRGLKSLKVEE